One segment of Streptomyces sp. NBC_00576 DNA contains the following:
- a CDS encoding MarR family winged helix-turn-helix transcriptional regulator codes for MTHDDERPIAANAQDRVTWALRRAEWAVQARKDQQLRPLGIAAAQYTLLISVHSDPGLTGAELARRLNVTPQAVASQVARLEERGQLERRPHPRHRHVQELHLTDAGRDSLRDADAVIVGIEQQIAEKLGPRKAAHLRTLLDEVADVVREA; via the coding sequence GTGACACACGATGACGAGCGACCGATCGCCGCCAACGCACAGGACCGGGTGACCTGGGCTCTGCGGCGGGCGGAATGGGCAGTTCAGGCCCGGAAGGATCAACAGCTACGACCGCTGGGTATCGCGGCCGCGCAGTACACGCTGCTGATCTCCGTCCACAGCGATCCCGGCCTGACCGGTGCGGAACTGGCCCGCCGCCTGAACGTCACCCCGCAAGCAGTGGCCTCCCAGGTGGCCCGCCTGGAGGAGCGGGGCCAACTGGAACGCCGACCGCATCCGCGCCACCGGCATGTGCAGGAGCTGCACCTCACAGACGCGGGCCGTGACTCCCTGCGCGATGCCGATGCCGTGATCGTGGGCATCGAACAACAGATCGCCGAGAAGCTGGGTCCCCGAAAGGCCGCACATCTGAGGACACTGCTCGACGAGGTGGCCGACGTGGTCCGGGAGGCATGA
- a CDS encoding MarR family winged helix-turn-helix transcriptional regulator → MIRNEEEPIGLGALDRVTWALRRAELAVQTLKEQRLRPLGLAAAHYTLLISVHDEPGLTGAELARRLNVTPQAVASLVARLESRGQLERREHPRHRHVQELHLTTAGRESLSAADKVIADIELQITDDLGPKETTQLRTLLNRVTETMRED, encoded by the coding sequence GTGATACGAAACGAAGAGGAGCCCATCGGGCTTGGCGCGCTTGACCGGGTGACCTGGGCGTTGCGCCGCGCTGAGTTGGCAGTACAGACACTCAAGGAGCAGCGGCTGCGCCCGCTGGGGTTGGCGGCCGCGCACTACACGCTCCTGATCTCGGTGCACGACGAGCCAGGACTGACCGGCGCCGAGCTGGCCCGCCGTCTCAACGTGACCCCCCAGGCCGTCGCCTCACTGGTGGCGCGCCTGGAGAGCCGCGGACAGTTGGAGAGACGCGAGCATCCGCGCCACCGGCACGTGCAGGAGCTGCATCTCACCACCGCCGGGCGGGAGTCGCTGAGCGCGGCCGACAAAGTGATCGCCGACATCGAGCTGCAGATCACCGATGATCTCGGCCCGAAGGAGACCACGCAGCTGCGGACACTGCTCAACCGGGTGACCGAGACGATGCGCGAGGACTGA
- a CDS encoding SDR family NAD(P)-dependent oxidoreductase, whose product MTRTNALITGASSGIGAAYARLLADDHDLILVARRADRLADLAEELRARGAAVEVLPADLASHDGIAAVTARLAIGDVRMLISNAGAGGYAPLVDVDPADIESLLTLNAVAPILLVRAALPGMLAAGEGSVVTVASLLAFSAGSTLAVRGDGTPPQAPRRTLYVAAKSATVGFTRTLAGELADTPIRVQVVCPSIVATEWNGGASRGNPRAMLPEAVASASLAGLRLGETVCVPGLEEQDSALDALLAAEAGVMGGGFRPALATRYMD is encoded by the coding sequence ATGACTCGTACCAATGCACTGATTACTGGCGCCTCCTCCGGCATCGGCGCCGCCTACGCCCGTCTCCTGGCGGACGACCACGACCTCATCCTGGTCGCGCGACGTGCCGACAGGCTCGCCGACCTCGCTGAGGAGCTCCGCGCCCGTGGAGCGGCAGTCGAGGTGCTGCCCGCCGACCTCGCCTCCCACGACGGCATCGCCGCTGTCACCGCCCGTCTGGCCATCGGTGACGTACGCATGTTGATCAGCAACGCCGGTGCCGGCGGCTACGCCCCGCTCGTCGACGTCGACCCGGCCGACATCGAGAGCCTGCTCACTCTCAATGCCGTCGCTCCCATCCTGCTGGTCCGCGCCGCGCTTCCCGGAATGCTCGCGGCAGGGGAGGGCAGCGTCGTCACTGTCGCCTCGCTTCTCGCCTTCAGCGCGGGCAGCACCCTCGCCGTCCGTGGGGACGGCACGCCCCCGCAAGCCCCCCGGCGTACCCTCTATGTCGCTGCGAAGTCCGCCACCGTGGGCTTCACGCGCACACTCGCGGGCGAACTCGCCGACACCCCGATCCGTGTCCAGGTGGTGTGCCCCAGCATTGTGGCAACGGAGTGGAACGGTGGCGCCTCGCGTGGCAACCCCCGGGCCATGCTGCCTGAGGCCGTGGCCTCGGCCAGCCTGGCCGGTCTGCGTCTCGGTGAGACCGTCTGCGTCCCCGGTCTGGAAGAGCAGGACTCCGCTCTGGACGCACTGCTCGCCGCGGAGGCCGGTGTGATGGGGGGTGGCTTCCGGCCCGCTCTCGCGACTCGCTACATGGACTAG
- a CDS encoding aldehyde dehydrogenase family protein, with the protein MSNNTPTITRDGVIGQDGSEVITVDQATGAEFARYPVAGKEEAAAAVAAARSVASAWWDLGFEGRAERLRAWRREMAVSGEEGAALIHAENGKPLDEARVEVLGILEHVQYAIENAERVLGRREVPSSRTVPNQRAWVEYQPYGVVGVIGPWNFPLLTPGAILIEAIAAGNAAILKPSQITPGIGEWLVRSWQRAVADLPSVLQNLNGFGATGGALIEAGLNKLAFTGSVTTGKTVAAQCAQTLTPVLLELGGKDGVVVAEDADLDEAARHVVWGAMQNTGHGCISLEVAYVVESVHDEFVEKVSELAKQVRVGSGEDAEIGPVPLPTQIPIIREHIRDALERGATATVGGLDAVGDRYVTPTVLVGVTPDALAVTEETFGPTLAVVKVADTGEAIAHINASRYGLGSAVFSRDSGEAIARQLRVGMTSVNDALVFSINPAVPFGGRGDSGYGRKQGEEGLREFAYPHSFTAKTGPAQFSASTFGRPAGAMAGALAGVRDRILAEGDKNSA; encoded by the coding sequence ATGAGTAACAACACTCCGACGATCACGCGTGATGGAGTCATCGGACAGGACGGCAGTGAGGTAATCACCGTAGATCAAGCCACTGGAGCCGAGTTCGCGCGATACCCCGTGGCAGGTAAGGAGGAGGCGGCCGCGGCTGTCGCTGCCGCCCGCTCTGTCGCCTCGGCCTGGTGGGACCTCGGATTCGAGGGCCGCGCGGAGCGGCTGCGCGCGTGGCGGCGGGAGATGGCCGTGAGCGGTGAGGAGGGCGCCGCACTCATCCACGCCGAGAACGGCAAGCCTCTCGACGAGGCCCGCGTGGAGGTGCTCGGGATTCTGGAGCACGTGCAGTACGCCATCGAGAACGCCGAGCGCGTGCTGGGACGCCGTGAGGTCCCCAGCAGCCGCACCGTGCCCAACCAGCGTGCGTGGGTCGAATACCAGCCCTACGGCGTCGTCGGTGTCATCGGCCCATGGAACTTCCCCCTGCTCACGCCCGGGGCCATCCTCATCGAGGCGATCGCGGCCGGAAACGCCGCCATCCTCAAGCCCAGCCAGATCACGCCCGGCATCGGGGAGTGGCTCGTCCGGTCCTGGCAGCGGGCTGTTGCGGACCTTCCCTCCGTCCTGCAGAACCTGAACGGGTTCGGGGCGACGGGCGGGGCGCTCATCGAGGCGGGCCTGAACAAGCTCGCCTTCACCGGCAGTGTCACCACGGGCAAGACCGTGGCCGCCCAGTGCGCGCAGACCCTGACCCCCGTTCTGCTGGAACTGGGAGGAAAGGACGGCGTCGTCGTGGCCGAGGACGCCGACCTGGACGAAGCCGCCCGCCATGTCGTCTGGGGCGCCATGCAGAACACCGGACACGGCTGCATCAGTCTCGAAGTGGCCTACGTTGTCGAGTCGGTTCACGACGAGTTCGTCGAGAAGGTCAGCGAGCTTGCCAAGCAGGTCCGCGTCGGCAGCGGCGAAGACGCGGAGATCGGGCCGGTTCCCCTGCCCACCCAGATCCCGATCATCCGGGAGCACATCCGGGACGCTCTCGAGCGCGGCGCGACAGCCACCGTCGGCGGCCTCGATGCGGTGGGCGACCGCTATGTCACCCCCACCGTCCTCGTCGGCGTGACCCCCGACGCCCTCGCGGTGACGGAGGAGACGTTCGGTCCGACACTGGCCGTCGTCAAGGTGGCCGACACCGGGGAGGCCATCGCTCACATCAACGCCTCCCGGTACGGACTGGGCAGTGCCGTCTTCAGCCGCGACAGCGGCGAAGCCATCGCCCGTCAACTCCGCGTCGGAATGACGAGCGTCAACGACGCCCTGGTGTTCTCCATCAACCCCGCAGTGCCCTTCGGCGGTCGTGGCGACAGCGGTTACGGGCGCAAGCAGGGCGAGGAAGGACTCCGGGAGTTCGCCTACCCGCACTCCTTCACCGCCAAGACGGGCCCCGCTCAGTTCTCGGCCAGTACCTTCGGCAGGCCTGCGGGCGCGATGGCGGGAGCCCTCGCCGGCGTGCGCGACAGGATCCTGGCCGAGGGCGACAAGAACAGCGCCTGA